A single window of Flavobacterium sp. 140616W15 DNA harbors:
- a CDS encoding sensor histidine kinase KdpD, whose product MLKKFGYGKLLLTIGWTLILLRGIISDIISINIANSFVLIACCYETLAMLAMLKSKTKRRYKLQIGITIVGILVFNTFVLLGSTINTRVLIISLGVFAIYLPPTISYFIEKGNNFFRTFYVFCYAAFEVLIITRMIYNYLNPQKDFFSYSVFDTLYSISLFLLTLIGTVGFLLLVKERQDHKIKKLLDDKNQFFSIIAHDLRGPLGSSAGLSEILTQNIEGYSRDEIREIIEMLHESNKNSYKLLENLLDWSKVQTGMIEFSPKRIILNTLIKENIELNKNAALNKNINLSFESSEIIEVEADKNMIDTIVRNLLTNAIKFTDKHGEITVKIKRKHQKVEIAITDNGIGIPDNIKEKLFKINGKVTQKGTENESGSGLGLLLCSEFIKMHQGKIWTESEPGKGSTFKFTLPLEIIKN is encoded by the coding sequence ATGTTAAAAAAATTTGGGTATGGAAAATTATTACTCACCATCGGATGGACATTAATTCTGTTACGGGGTATCATTTCAGATATAATCTCTATTAATATTGCAAATAGCTTCGTTCTTATAGCCTGTTGCTATGAAACGTTAGCAATGTTGGCAATGCTTAAGAGTAAAACAAAAAGGCGATACAAATTACAAATAGGAATAACCATTGTTGGAATTTTGGTTTTTAACACATTTGTCTTATTAGGAAGCACAATTAATACTCGTGTTTTAATTATATCTCTTGGTGTTTTTGCTATTTATTTGCCTCCTACGATTAGTTATTTTATAGAAAAAGGAAATAATTTTTTCCGAACTTTTTATGTGTTTTGTTACGCTGCATTCGAAGTCTTAATTATTACGCGAATGATTTATAATTATTTAAATCCGCAGAAGGACTTTTTTTCCTATAGTGTTTTTGATACTTTGTATAGTATAAGCTTGTTTCTACTAACACTCATCGGAACAGTAGGTTTTTTGTTACTGGTAAAAGAAAGACAAGATCATAAAATTAAAAAACTTTTAGACGATAAAAACCAGTTTTTCTCTATTATAGCCCATGATCTGAGAGGGCCATTAGGATCATCGGCTGGGCTTTCAGAAATATTAACGCAAAATATTGAAGGATATAGCCGCGACGAAATTAGAGAAATTATAGAAATGCTCCATGAATCGAATAAGAATAGCTATAAATTACTAGAAAATCTTTTGGACTGGTCGAAAGTACAAACAGGAATGATAGAATTTAGTCCTAAGAGAATCATATTAAACACTTTGATTAAGGAAAATATTGAACTTAACAAAAATGCGGCTTTAAATAAAAACATCAATCTCTCGTTTGAATCATCTGAGATTATAGAGGTTGAGGCCGACAAAAATATGATTGACACCATTGTACGTAATTTATTGACTAATGCTATTAAATTTACTGATAAGCATGGAGAGATTACAGTGAAGATCAAAAGAAAGCATCAAAAAGTAGAAATCGCTATAACAGATAATGGTATTGGAATTCCAGATAATATAAAAGAAAAATTATTTAAAATTAATGGAAAAGTAACTCAAAAAGGTACTGAAAATGAAAGTGGGAGCGGACTCGGATTATTACTTTGTAGTGAATTTATAAAAATGCATCAAGGTAAAATTTGGACCGAAAGCGAACCAGGAAAAGGCAGTACATTCAAATTTACTTTGCCATTGGAAATTATAAAAAATTAA
- a CDS encoding carboxypeptidase-like regulatory domain-containing protein, translating into MLVKYYKILLFLAFWGSGISAWAQNNSFNIEFTNNKIETNSKGVIDAYVKIINTSSQSIEGVFDAHSSHEDIYLSLKKSKNITIAAHDSIFIPIKAIVAATAKAGNQSTIEAVFTIVETQETKSVFLPVYIRERKLVKVMLLETNLIYERIGDSLAIPIRISNEGNTAQKVTILARYPDFITRNAIENTDIHIQAFTDTIVVLKKVVNKTVLNQEDITINITALYSNGDIINNGTVRASSIRQDRRYVSPYNPDYNLTFNQTNQVTASIQHNSDNTNAYFIYANAQAEINKGVLQANVDVNWWENSDQVFLRNTWLSYKEKNYGATIGNISKFFDLNLIGRGAEGFFKPNEKSTIEAGAIDKTYNLIDDSSLSFGKSAWAMYTHNNGWMQKKGYENTIIYDDDTYSGTKNYLASSRFSLYTSENFNLRAGGAISNLTSEIETGNKIGGAGEVQFNGKLKNLFYSSSNYLSSGYFSGMRKGVINLNERVNLPVGKFNLWGVYNYLSAKPESFANQFTSTHFSTARYDVGVSRRFSSLILSLSPYYYTESRKEQLLSTTNPNGYSMKAARMTLGLTYYNTPTNQNVSLSFEGGQFTATTIDKNEFHFKTNFIYSWKILNLLAFYQYNNFYLGEIIANSQLGIEKVYTNLTISPTLQQKFFNDKLTVNLGMVYSKNSMINESLQINGRLDYDISKDFSLFVYNYYSDFSTSINTLNTIQLGLTKRFNPIKIDKTKSELEVYVYYETGDKNKTTAKNTPATNQLVLIDGKAFRTDNKGILKYRSLPPGSYTIKPINTDEWYANAVKATINADTKIAIGLNKTASIKGSLSYVATDKSFDITKKKGGLPIIAIDDNGNVFTTKTDENGNFVLYVPKGSYTVSLEKTGISEYVEVENNNQLINAAPDEIKEVKFTLAIKEKRVETRKFSSNGFKKQ; encoded by the coding sequence ATGCTGGTTAAATACTATAAAATATTATTATTTCTTGCTTTCTGGGGATCAGGCATAAGTGCTTGGGCTCAAAACAATAGTTTTAATATAGAATTTACCAACAATAAAATTGAAACAAATAGCAAAGGAGTTATTGATGCTTATGTAAAAATAATAAACACTAGCTCACAGTCGATAGAAGGTGTTTTTGACGCACATAGTAGTCACGAAGATATTTACCTTTCATTAAAAAAATCAAAAAACATTACAATAGCTGCTCATGATAGTATCTTCATTCCGATAAAAGCTATTGTTGCTGCGACTGCAAAAGCGGGTAACCAAAGTACTATCGAAGCTGTATTTACAATTGTTGAGACACAGGAAACTAAAAGTGTGTTTTTACCTGTTTATATACGCGAAAGAAAATTAGTAAAAGTAATGCTACTCGAAACTAATCTAATCTATGAAAGAATCGGTGATAGTCTTGCTATACCTATACGTATTTCTAACGAAGGGAATACTGCTCAAAAAGTGACCATCTTAGCCCGTTATCCCGATTTTATAACCCGAAACGCAATAGAAAATACCGATATCCATATTCAGGCATTTACAGATACTATTGTAGTATTAAAAAAAGTGGTTAACAAAACGGTATTAAATCAAGAAGACATCACTATTAATATCACTGCTCTGTACAGTAATGGAGATATAATTAATAATGGTACCGTAAGAGCAAGCTCTATCAGGCAAGACAGAAGATATGTTTCACCATATAACCCAGATTATAACCTTACATTTAATCAAACGAATCAGGTTACTGCTAGTATACAACACAATAGCGACAATACAAACGCTTATTTTATATATGCTAATGCACAGGCAGAAATTAACAAAGGAGTGCTACAGGCAAATGTAGATGTGAACTGGTGGGAGAATTCAGATCAGGTTTTTTTGAGAAATACCTGGCTTAGCTATAAAGAAAAAAACTATGGTGCTACAATTGGAAACATATCAAAGTTTTTTGACCTCAACCTAATAGGAAGAGGTGCCGAAGGATTTTTTAAACCCAATGAAAAAAGTACCATCGAGGCTGGAGCAATTGATAAAACGTATAACCTAATTGATGATTCAAGCTTGTCATTTGGAAAATCGGCATGGGCAATGTACACGCATAATAACGGGTGGATGCAAAAAAAAGGATATGAAAACACGATTATTTATGATGATGATACTTATTCTGGTACTAAAAATTACTTAGCATCATCACGATTTTCATTATATACATCCGAAAATTTTAACCTTAGAGCCGGAGGAGCAATTAGTAACCTTACATCTGAAATTGAAACAGGTAATAAAATAGGTGGTGCAGGAGAAGTTCAGTTTAATGGTAAACTCAAAAATTTATTCTACAGTAGTTCTAATTACCTAAGTTCAGGTTACTTCTCGGGAATGAGAAAAGGAGTTATCAACCTAAATGAAAGAGTAAATTTACCTGTAGGCAAATTCAACTTATGGGGTGTTTATAATTATTTATCAGCAAAGCCAGAATCCTTTGCTAATCAATTTACTTCAACTCATTTTTCTACAGCTCGTTACGATGTAGGTGTATCAAGACGATTTTCTTCATTAATACTATCTCTATCTCCGTATTATTATACCGAAAGTCGTAAAGAACAGCTGCTAAGTACAACAAATCCTAATGGATATTCAATGAAAGCAGCCCGAATGACTTTAGGGCTAACCTATTACAATACTCCTACAAACCAAAATGTATCGTTATCTTTTGAAGGAGGACAATTTACTGCCACGACAATAGATAAAAACGAATTCCATTTTAAAACAAATTTTATTTACAGCTGGAAAATTCTAAACCTATTGGCCTTTTATCAATATAATAATTTTTACTTAGGAGAAATCATTGCTAACTCACAATTGGGCATAGAAAAAGTATATACGAATCTGACCATCTCTCCTACTTTACAGCAAAAGTTTTTTAACGATAAGCTAACTGTTAATCTCGGAATGGTATATTCTAAAAATAGCATGATTAATGAATCACTTCAGATTAACGGACGTTTAGATTATGACATCAGTAAAGATTTCAGCCTATTTGTTTACAATTATTATAGTGATTTTTCTACCAGTATAAATACATTAAACACCATACAGCTAGGGCTAACAAAACGTTTTAATCCAATAAAAATTGATAAAACAAAAAGCGAACTTGAAGTTTATGTTTACTATGAAACTGGAGACAAAAATAAAACAACCGCTAAAAATACACCTGCAACAAATCAGCTAGTACTTATTGATGGAAAAGCATTTAGAACAGATAATAAAGGAATCTTAAAATACAGGTCATTACCCCCTGGATCTTATACTATAAAACCCATTAATACTGATGAGTGGTACGCTAATGCTGTAAAAGCGACGATAAATGCTGATACTAAAATTGCTATAGGCTTAAATAAAACAGCCTCTATAAAAGGGTCTTTATCATACGTTGCTACCGACAAAAGTTTTGATATCACAAAGAAAAAAGGAGGATTACCAATAATTGCAATAGATGACAACGGTAACGTATTTACAACAAAAACCGATGAAAATGGAAACTTTGTATTGTATGTACCTAAAGGATCCTATACTGTGAGTCTTGAAAAAACAGGAATTTCAGAATATGTAGAAGTAGAAAATAACAATCAGCTTATAAATGCAGCGCCTGATGAAATTAAAGAAGTAAAATTTACTTTAGCTATAAAAGAAAAACGTGTAGAAACAAGAAAATTTAGCTCAAACGGATTCAAAAAACAGTAA
- a CDS encoding MFS transporter, with the protein MNTHKKNWNSKTKFCFEILLPFIGILFVAATLRAPLSTLGPVLTEISKSLNLSNSEAGLLTTIPLMAFAFLSIFVGQLSRKLSIEKFLLFSIVLLIAGLYIRVMGTVFTLFLGSAILGIAICIGNVLVPGYIKKTFPNKSGMVIGFYSVSMNLTAALASGFSIAIGKLSGLGWKGSLGIWIWVAVFSFLIWLPIALKKTEIAETQKMIKSNLNIFKSPLAWQISIFMGLQSLMYYSLVTWLPMLLQDFGMLKEESGWVLSFMQMAMLPLTFLGPIIASKLSNQKSLVLVVAAGMFISVLLIVFFQLQYIYTSVILFGISSGLSFSLSMMFFVLRTTDSHAATKISGMAQSVGYLLAAFGPPIFGKLYEYGNTWNLSLYFLLVVVLIMLAVGLKAARNRLIN; encoded by the coding sequence ATGAATACACATAAAAAAAACTGGAATAGTAAGACGAAATTCTGTTTTGAAATCTTACTTCCTTTTATCGGAATCCTATTTGTTGCAGCCACATTGCGTGCACCATTATCAACTCTTGGTCCAGTACTAACTGAAATAAGTAAGTCGCTAAATCTTTCTAATAGCGAAGCTGGATTACTGACTACTATACCATTAATGGCGTTTGCTTTTTTATCAATTTTTGTAGGACAACTATCTAGAAAACTTAGTATAGAGAAGTTTTTGTTGTTCTCAATTGTACTTTTAATAGCTGGATTATATATTAGAGTAATGGGAACCGTTTTCACATTATTTCTAGGGTCTGCCATACTTGGTATAGCAATATGTATTGGAAATGTTTTGGTACCGGGATATATAAAGAAAACTTTCCCTAATAAATCAGGAATGGTAATCGGCTTTTATTCTGTTTCTATGAATCTTACCGCAGCACTTGCCTCTGGTTTTAGTATAGCAATTGGTAAATTAAGTGGTCTAGGCTGGAAAGGTTCTTTAGGAATATGGATTTGGGTTGCAGTGTTTTCTTTTTTGATATGGCTGCCTATTGCATTAAAAAAAACTGAAATAGCTGAAACTCAAAAAATGATAAAAAGTAATCTAAATATTTTTAAATCTCCATTGGCATGGCAAATTAGCATCTTCATGGGGCTACAATCGTTAATGTATTATTCTCTTGTGACTTGGCTTCCGATGTTACTGCAAGATTTTGGTATGCTAAAAGAAGAAAGCGGATGGGTTTTGTCTTTTATGCAGATGGCAATGCTTCCTCTAACTTTTCTGGGGCCAATTATTGCGTCTAAACTTTCCAATCAGAAAAGCTTGGTTTTAGTTGTTGCTGCAGGAATGTTTATCAGTGTGTTACTAATAGTATTCTTTCAGTTGCAATACATCTATACTTCAGTTATACTCTTCGGAATATCTTCAGGTCTATCTTTTAGTTTATCGATGATGTTTTTTGTACTTCGTACAACAGATAGTCATGCTGCTACAAAAATATCAGGAATGGCACAATCGGTAGGGTATTTATTAGCAGCATTTGGACCTCCAATATTTGGTAAGCTATATGAATATGGAAATACATGGAATCTTTCCTTATATTTTCTTTTAGTAGTTGTACTTATAATGTTGGCAGTAGGTTTGAAGGCGGCAAGAAACCGACTGATAAATTAA
- a CDS encoding AraC family transcriptional regulator, producing the protein MDFAIHSETPNELVDRIVKKAYVWFEDNWKHDTKEHFHKRAQLVYVEKGFQYLHINGRIYLLPQNHAAWIPSNLSHRTTTVSDNINLRTIFYSIDSGNVFYDKLRIFSVPPVLREIISYSSKWSKIEQYSIEEEAFLNAIFVGLPSFFKDAMTLNIVIPNDERLLQISNFIIDNIGNDLQVTTIAENYNMSLRSLERIFKKETTITISKYIQLVRIIKGIEFLSSGKYTVSQVAYLVGYKSLQAFSSSFFQILNKRPNEFLGA; encoded by the coding sequence ATGGATTTTGCCATACATTCTGAAACACCGAACGAATTAGTAGATCGCATTGTCAAAAAAGCCTATGTTTGGTTTGAAGACAATTGGAAACACGATACCAAAGAGCATTTCCATAAAAGAGCACAACTTGTTTATGTAGAAAAAGGTTTTCAATACCTTCATATTAATGGACGCATCTACCTCCTACCTCAAAATCATGCGGCATGGATACCTTCTAATCTATCTCACAGAACAACAACTGTTTCTGATAATATAAATCTGAGAACCATTTTTTATTCCATTGACTCGGGAAATGTATTTTATGATAAATTAAGAATCTTTTCTGTTCCCCCCGTACTTCGGGAGATTATATCCTATTCATCTAAGTGGAGCAAAATAGAACAATACTCTATTGAGGAAGAAGCATTTCTAAATGCCATTTTTGTAGGATTACCTAGTTTCTTTAAAGATGCAATGACTTTAAATATCGTTATTCCCAATGATGAACGATTATTACAAATAAGCAATTTTATTATTGATAATATTGGAAATGATTTGCAAGTGACTACAATAGCCGAAAACTACAATATGTCATTACGATCCTTAGAAAGGATATTTAAGAAAGAAACAACAATTACAATTTCTAAGTACATACAGTTAGTACGAATCATAAAAGGTATTGAATTTTTAAGTAGTGGAAAATATACTGTATCGCAGGTAGCGTATCTTGTAGGTTACAAAAGCCTTCAAGCATTTAGTTCTAGTTTTTTTCAGATACTAAATAAAAGACCTAACGAATTTTTAGGAGCTTAA